A single region of the Denticeps clupeoides chromosome 18, fDenClu1.1, whole genome shotgun sequence genome encodes:
- the rell2 gene encoding RELT-like protein 2 isoform X3: MLQMRRPAGCPSFSKDWLKLDQRGMTDQDPLTVGDPPPPYMIFLLVFFFFLTGLFGFLVCHMLKKKGYRCRAGEPDEEDEEEKMGPDDGDEASEDNQDTVEQILKCIMENEANMEAFKEMLGTQNVCDQHDLRLLRKESVAAIPPHHHTVHSGSDRNSCHLCLQSRALKSRRRSRAGRTRARPGEQTVFSVGRFRVTHMEKKNGLQGSTNLPAADSRDQLDQSEAPESDQGDYTKKSQGGFTLQNMFKDPAPGSTNGAVAKRKKSVSLFGLRRVSEPTASQNPAQEEPPTSTPTPAEESLDTEAPSDVDLPLDKGSPVTKDSAAEEVPAVKASPESPRVFSVVPIHELPEVPEVGEMGKDEMVEMEDIKDCRVSRDDKSLSQGHRKSSEQSQPKR; this comes from the exons atgctgcagatgCGCCGGCCTGCTGGATGCCCGTCATTTAGCAAG GACTGGCTGAAGTTGGACCAAAGGGGGATGACAGACCAAGACCCACTGACTGTGGGGGACCCCCCTCCCCCGTACATGATCTTCCTCctggtcttcttcttcttcctcactGGACTGTTTGGCTTCCTTGTTTGCCACATGCTGAAGAAGAAGGGTTACCGCTGTCGTGCTGGTGAACcggatgaggaggatgaagaggagaagATGGGACCAGATGATGGAG ATGAGGCATCTGAAGACAACCAGGACACTGTTGAACAGATCCTGAAGTGCATCATGGAAAATGAAG CCAATATGGAAGCTTTCAAGGAAATGCTGGGAACTCAGAATGTCTGTGACCAACATGACCTCAG GTTGCTTCGTAAGGAAAGCGTTGCAGCCATCCCACCACATCACCACACGGTCCACTCCGGCAGCGACCGCAACTCCTGCCACCTCTGTCTGCAGAGCCGCGCTCTGAAGTCCCGGCGGCGGAGTCGCGCCGGTCGGACCAGGGCCCGGCCAGGGGAGCAAACCGTCTTCTCGGTGGGCAG ATTTCGTGTCACTCACATGGAGAAGAAGAACGGCCTCCAAGGGTCCACCAACCTGCCTGCTGCTGACTCCAGGGACCAGCTGGACCAGTCCGAGGCGCCGGAAAGCGACCAAGGCGATTACACCAAGAAGTCCCAGGGGGGCTTCACCCTGCAGAACATGTTCAAAGACCCCGCTCCAGGCAGCACCAACGGAGCGGTCGCGAAGCGCAAGAAGAGCGTGAGCCTGTTCGGCTTGCGTCGGGTCAGCGAACCGACGGCCAGTCAGAATCCAGCTCAGGAGGAACCCCCAACTTCCACCCCCACACCCGCCGAGGAGAGCTTGGACACAGAGGCACCCTCTGATGTGGATTTGCCTCTCGACAAAGGTTCTCCCGTCACCAAGGACAGCGCCGCGGAAGAGGTTCCGGCGGTCAAGGCCAGCCCTGAAAGCCCGCGGGTTTTCTCCGTGGTGCCGATCCATGAGCTGCCTGAGGTTCCAGAGGTGGGGGAAATGGGGAAGGATGAAATGGTAGAGATGGAGGACATCAAAGACTGCAGGGTCAGTCGGGATGACAAGAGCCTGTCCCAAGGGCACAGGAAGAGCTCTGAACAGTCACAGCCCAAACGGTGA
- the hdac3 gene encoding histone deacetylase 3 yields MNNRTAYFYDPEVGNFHYGAGHPMKPHRLSLTHSLVLHYGLYKKMMVFKPYKASQHDMCRFHSEDYIDFLQKVSPNNMQGFTKSLNAFNVGDDCPVFPGLFEFCSRYTGASLQGATQLNHKICDIAINWAGGLHHAKKFEASGFCYVNDIVISILELLKYHPRVLYIDIDIHHGDGVQEAFYLTDRVMTVSFHKYGNYFFPGTGDMYEVGAESGRYYCLNVPLRDGIDDQSYRQLFQPVIKQVVDFYQPTCIVLQCGADSLGCDRLGCFNLSIRGHGECVEFVKGFKIPLLVLGGGGYTVRNVARCWTYETSLLLEESISDELPYSEYFEYFAPDFTLHPDVSTRIENQNSRQYLDQIRQTVFENLKMLNHAPSVQIHDVPSDLLSYERGDEPDPDERGSEDNYSRPEPANEFYDGDHDNDKESDVEI; encoded by the exons ATGAACAACAGAACGGCGTATTTTTACGACCCAGAAGTGGGGAATTTCCACTACG GTGCTGGGCACCCTATGAAGCCTCATCGTCTGTCTTTGACGCACAGCCTAGTTTTGCATTATGGCCTTTATAAGAAGATGATG GTGTTTAAGCCTTACAAGGCCTCCCAACATGACATGTGCCGCTTCCACTCGGAGGATTACATCGACTTCCTGCAGAAGGTCAGCCCGAACAACATGCAGGGCTTCACCAAGAGCCTCAATGCGTTCAACGTCGGCGACGACTG CCCTGTGTTCCCAGGTCTGTTTGAGTTTTGTTCCAGATACACAGGAGCCTCGCTACAGGGAGCGACACAGTTAAATCACAAG atTTGTGATATTGCTATTAACTGGGCTGGTGGGCTGCATCATGCCAAGAAATTTGAG GCTTCGGGTTTTTGCTATGTGAATGATATCGTCATCAGTATCCTGGAGCTGTTGAA GTACCATCCACGAGTGCTGTATATCGACATTGACATTCACCATGGTGACGGTGTGCAGGAGGCGTTCTACCTTACAGACCGGGTCATGACTGTGTCCTTCCACAAATACGGCAACTACTTTTTCCCTGGAACAG GTGACATGTATGAAGTTGGGGCAGAGAGTGGTCGTTACTACTGCCTGAACGTGCCTCTGCGGGATGGGATTGATGACCAGA GCTACAGGCAGTTGTTCCAGCCTGTCATCAAGCAGGTGGTGGACTTCTACCAGCCAACCTGTATAGTTCTCCAG TGTGGCGCTGACTCGTTGGGTTGCGACCGTCTGGGATGCTTCAACCTCAGCATACGAGGTCATGG tgaatgTGTGGAGTTTGTAAAAGGCTTTAAAATCCCCCTGCTGGTTCTTGGCGGTGGAGGCTACACTGTACGAAATGTGGCCCGCTGCTG GACTTATGAAACTTCACTGCTGTTGGAGGAGTCCATTAGTGACGAACTGCCCTATAGTG AATATTTTGAGTATTTTGCGCCAGATTTCACGCTTCACCCTGATGTGAGCACAAGGATTGAAAACCAGAACTCTCGACAG TACTTGGACCAGATCCGCCAGACAGTGTTTGAGAACCTGAAAATGCTGAACCACGCCCCTAGTGTCCAAATCCACGATGTTCCCTCTGACCTGTTGAGTTACGAGCGTGGAGATGAGCCTGACCCTGATGAGAGAGGCTCAGAGGACAACTATTCCAG
- the rell2 gene encoding RELT-like protein 2 isoform X1, giving the protein MFFWLQAVGWAYCAGCDKDGGPYQSRLSVPPSTLVWRHVSAAQRCSSRRSLVSSAACVCLTTQDWLKLDQRGMTDQDPLTVGDPPPPYMIFLLVFFFFLTGLFGFLVCHMLKKKGYRCRAGEPDEEDEEEKMGPDDGDEASEDNQDTVEQILKCIMENEANMEAFKEMLGTQNVCDQHDLRLLRKESVAAIPPHHHTVHSGSDRNSCHLCLQSRALKSRRRSRAGRTRARPGEQTVFSVGRFRVTHMEKKNGLQGSTNLPAADSRDQLDQSEAPESDQGDYTKKSQGGFTLQNMFKDPAPGSTNGAVAKRKKSVSLFGLRRVSEPTASQNPAQEEPPTSTPTPAEESLDTEAPSDVDLPLDKGSPVTKDSAAEEVPAVKASPESPRVFSVVPIHELPEVPEVGEMGKDEMVEMEDIKDCRVSRDDKSLSQGHRKSSEQSQPKR; this is encoded by the exons atgtttttttggcTCCAGGCTGTGGGCTGGGCGTACTGTGCAGGGTGCGATAAAGACGGTGGTCCCTACCAGAGCAGGTTATCTGTCCCACCCAGCACCCTGGTGTGGAGACACGTCTCTGCAGCCCAGCGCTGCTCTTCACGTCGTTCCCTTGTGAGCTcagctgcttgtgtgtgtctgaccaCTCAGGACTGGCTGAAGTTGGACCAAAGGGGGATGACAGACCAAGACCCACTGACTGTGGGGGACCCCCCTCCCCCGTACATGATCTTCCTCctggtcttcttcttcttcctcactGGACTGTTTGGCTTCCTTGTTTGCCACATGCTGAAGAAGAAGGGTTACCGCTGTCGTGCTGGTGAACcggatgaggaggatgaagaggagaagATGGGACCAGATGATGGAG ATGAGGCATCTGAAGACAACCAGGACACTGTTGAACAGATCCTGAAGTGCATCATGGAAAATGAAG CCAATATGGAAGCTTTCAAGGAAATGCTGGGAACTCAGAATGTCTGTGACCAACATGACCTCAG GTTGCTTCGTAAGGAAAGCGTTGCAGCCATCCCACCACATCACCACACGGTCCACTCCGGCAGCGACCGCAACTCCTGCCACCTCTGTCTGCAGAGCCGCGCTCTGAAGTCCCGGCGGCGGAGTCGCGCCGGTCGGACCAGGGCCCGGCCAGGGGAGCAAACCGTCTTCTCGGTGGGCAG ATTTCGTGTCACTCACATGGAGAAGAAGAACGGCCTCCAAGGGTCCACCAACCTGCCTGCTGCTGACTCCAGGGACCAGCTGGACCAGTCCGAGGCGCCGGAAAGCGACCAAGGCGATTACACCAAGAAGTCCCAGGGGGGCTTCACCCTGCAGAACATGTTCAAAGACCCCGCTCCAGGCAGCACCAACGGAGCGGTCGCGAAGCGCAAGAAGAGCGTGAGCCTGTTCGGCTTGCGTCGGGTCAGCGAACCGACGGCCAGTCAGAATCCAGCTCAGGAGGAACCCCCAACTTCCACCCCCACACCCGCCGAGGAGAGCTTGGACACAGAGGCACCCTCTGATGTGGATTTGCCTCTCGACAAAGGTTCTCCCGTCACCAAGGACAGCGCCGCGGAAGAGGTTCCGGCGGTCAAGGCCAGCCCTGAAAGCCCGCGGGTTTTCTCCGTGGTGCCGATCCATGAGCTGCCTGAGGTTCCAGAGGTGGGGGAAATGGGGAAGGATGAAATGGTAGAGATGGAGGACATCAAAGACTGCAGGGTCAGTCGGGATGACAAGAGCCTGTCCCAAGGGCACAGGAAGAGCTCTGAACAGTCACAGCCCAAACGGTGA
- the rell2 gene encoding RELT-like protein 2 isoform X4: MTDQDPLTVGDPPPPYMIFLLVFFFFLTGLFGFLVCHMLKKKGYRCRAGEPDEEDEEEKMGPDDGDEASEDNQDTVEQILKCIMENEANMEAFKEMLGTQNVCDQHDLRLLRKESVAAIPPHHHTVHSGSDRNSCHLCLQSRALKSRRRSRAGRTRARPGEQTVFSVGRFRVTHMEKKNGLQGSTNLPAADSRDQLDQSEAPESDQGDYTKKSQGGFTLQNMFKDPAPGSTNGAVAKRKKSVSLFGLRRVSEPTASQNPAQEEPPTSTPTPAEESLDTEAPSDVDLPLDKGSPVTKDSAAEEVPAVKASPESPRVFSVVPIHELPEVPEVGEMGKDEMVEMEDIKDCRVSRDDKSLSQGHRKSSEQSQPKR, encoded by the exons ATGACAGACCAAGACCCACTGACTGTGGGGGACCCCCCTCCCCCGTACATGATCTTCCTCctggtcttcttcttcttcctcactGGACTGTTTGGCTTCCTTGTTTGCCACATGCTGAAGAAGAAGGGTTACCGCTGTCGTGCTGGTGAACcggatgaggaggatgaagaggagaagATGGGACCAGATGATGGAG ATGAGGCATCTGAAGACAACCAGGACACTGTTGAACAGATCCTGAAGTGCATCATGGAAAATGAAG CCAATATGGAAGCTTTCAAGGAAATGCTGGGAACTCAGAATGTCTGTGACCAACATGACCTCAG GTTGCTTCGTAAGGAAAGCGTTGCAGCCATCCCACCACATCACCACACGGTCCACTCCGGCAGCGACCGCAACTCCTGCCACCTCTGTCTGCAGAGCCGCGCTCTGAAGTCCCGGCGGCGGAGTCGCGCCGGTCGGACCAGGGCCCGGCCAGGGGAGCAAACCGTCTTCTCGGTGGGCAG ATTTCGTGTCACTCACATGGAGAAGAAGAACGGCCTCCAAGGGTCCACCAACCTGCCTGCTGCTGACTCCAGGGACCAGCTGGACCAGTCCGAGGCGCCGGAAAGCGACCAAGGCGATTACACCAAGAAGTCCCAGGGGGGCTTCACCCTGCAGAACATGTTCAAAGACCCCGCTCCAGGCAGCACCAACGGAGCGGTCGCGAAGCGCAAGAAGAGCGTGAGCCTGTTCGGCTTGCGTCGGGTCAGCGAACCGACGGCCAGTCAGAATCCAGCTCAGGAGGAACCCCCAACTTCCACCCCCACACCCGCCGAGGAGAGCTTGGACACAGAGGCACCCTCTGATGTGGATTTGCCTCTCGACAAAGGTTCTCCCGTCACCAAGGACAGCGCCGCGGAAGAGGTTCCGGCGGTCAAGGCCAGCCCTGAAAGCCCGCGGGTTTTCTCCGTGGTGCCGATCCATGAGCTGCCTGAGGTTCCAGAGGTGGGGGAAATGGGGAAGGATGAAATGGTAGAGATGGAGGACATCAAAGACTGCAGGGTCAGTCGGGATGACAAGAGCCTGTCCCAAGGGCACAGGAAGAGCTCTGAACAGTCACAGCCCAAACGGTGA
- the rell2 gene encoding RELT-like protein 2 isoform X2, which translates to MSPREGRLEGGGLFLSPSSDPFVLQEASDVLSHVIAPCLSSVYVQASADWLKLDQRGMTDQDPLTVGDPPPPYMIFLLVFFFFLTGLFGFLVCHMLKKKGYRCRAGEPDEEDEEEKMGPDDGDEASEDNQDTVEQILKCIMENEANMEAFKEMLGTQNVCDQHDLRLLRKESVAAIPPHHHTVHSGSDRNSCHLCLQSRALKSRRRSRAGRTRARPGEQTVFSVGRFRVTHMEKKNGLQGSTNLPAADSRDQLDQSEAPESDQGDYTKKSQGGFTLQNMFKDPAPGSTNGAVAKRKKSVSLFGLRRVSEPTASQNPAQEEPPTSTPTPAEESLDTEAPSDVDLPLDKGSPVTKDSAAEEVPAVKASPESPRVFSVVPIHELPEVPEVGEMGKDEMVEMEDIKDCRVSRDDKSLSQGHRKSSEQSQPKR; encoded by the exons ATGTCCCCTCGTGAAGGACGTCTGGAAGGCGGCGGCTTGTTTCTGTCACCGTCATCAGACCCTTTTGTCCTGCAGGAGGCCTCCGATGTGCTGAGTCATGTCATCGCTCCCTGCCTCTCCTCCGTCTACGTCCAAGCATCAGCG GACTGGCTGAAGTTGGACCAAAGGGGGATGACAGACCAAGACCCACTGACTGTGGGGGACCCCCCTCCCCCGTACATGATCTTCCTCctggtcttcttcttcttcctcactGGACTGTTTGGCTTCCTTGTTTGCCACATGCTGAAGAAGAAGGGTTACCGCTGTCGTGCTGGTGAACcggatgaggaggatgaagaggagaagATGGGACCAGATGATGGAG ATGAGGCATCTGAAGACAACCAGGACACTGTTGAACAGATCCTGAAGTGCATCATGGAAAATGAAG CCAATATGGAAGCTTTCAAGGAAATGCTGGGAACTCAGAATGTCTGTGACCAACATGACCTCAG GTTGCTTCGTAAGGAAAGCGTTGCAGCCATCCCACCACATCACCACACGGTCCACTCCGGCAGCGACCGCAACTCCTGCCACCTCTGTCTGCAGAGCCGCGCTCTGAAGTCCCGGCGGCGGAGTCGCGCCGGTCGGACCAGGGCCCGGCCAGGGGAGCAAACCGTCTTCTCGGTGGGCAG ATTTCGTGTCACTCACATGGAGAAGAAGAACGGCCTCCAAGGGTCCACCAACCTGCCTGCTGCTGACTCCAGGGACCAGCTGGACCAGTCCGAGGCGCCGGAAAGCGACCAAGGCGATTACACCAAGAAGTCCCAGGGGGGCTTCACCCTGCAGAACATGTTCAAAGACCCCGCTCCAGGCAGCACCAACGGAGCGGTCGCGAAGCGCAAGAAGAGCGTGAGCCTGTTCGGCTTGCGTCGGGTCAGCGAACCGACGGCCAGTCAGAATCCAGCTCAGGAGGAACCCCCAACTTCCACCCCCACACCCGCCGAGGAGAGCTTGGACACAGAGGCACCCTCTGATGTGGATTTGCCTCTCGACAAAGGTTCTCCCGTCACCAAGGACAGCGCCGCGGAAGAGGTTCCGGCGGTCAAGGCCAGCCCTGAAAGCCCGCGGGTTTTCTCCGTGGTGCCGATCCATGAGCTGCCTGAGGTTCCAGAGGTGGGGGAAATGGGGAAGGATGAAATGGTAGAGATGGAGGACATCAAAGACTGCAGGGTCAGTCGGGATGACAAGAGCCTGTCCCAAGGGCACAGGAAGAGCTCTGAACAGTCACAGCCCAAACGGTGA